The Sorangiineae bacterium MSr11367 genome window below encodes:
- a CDS encoding zf-TFIIB domain-containing protein yields MTGNLECPHCTGRPLYEGTQGSSALHGCGICGGVWIGNDLARRMFERLDMDAIALADLAARKSVPHPVPKREPKCPVCHGSLRRITVDQTLIEIDLCDAHGTWFDRYEFQAVARVLQKAPPTFDNFPEPLRFNPADYHRDRGDGSSGGGDGGWGFDFGDSGDSDSDGDGGDGGDGGGGGDGD; encoded by the coding sequence ATGACAGGAAATCTCGAATGCCCGCACTGCACCGGGCGACCGCTTTACGAAGGCACCCAGGGCTCGAGCGCACTCCACGGATGCGGCATCTGCGGCGGCGTGTGGATCGGCAATGACCTTGCGAGGCGCATGTTCGAGCGGCTCGACATGGACGCCATCGCGCTCGCGGACCTTGCGGCGCGAAAGTCGGTGCCGCATCCGGTTCCCAAGCGGGAGCCGAAATGTCCCGTGTGTCATGGTTCTCTGCGACGGATTACGGTTGACCAGACGCTCATCGAGATCGACCTCTGCGACGCGCACGGAACGTGGTTCGATCGATACGAGTTCCAGGCGGTGGCGAGAGTTCTCCAGAAGGCTCCCCCCACCTTCGACAACTTTCCCGAACCCCTACGATTCAACCCCGCCGATTACCATCGCGACCGGGGGGACGGGAGTTCGGGCGGCGGTGATGGTGGTTGGGGATTCGACTTCGGCGACTCGGGTGACAGTGATTCGGATGGTGACGGCGGCGATGGCGGTGACGGGGGCGGCGGCGGCGATGGTGATTAG
- a CDS encoding serine/threonine protein kinase has product MIPDDRARNAPGPWGTPDRFGLVGTTLAEKFRVERVVAEGGFGVVYAATQLSLDLPVALKVLKTPPEFNDTVRATWIEMFAREAKTVARLRHPHIVHILDYGVVALPTGGNAPWMALEWLAGETLAGALRVRRRKAGGRSPGEALQLMRPVFEAVAFAHEHGIAHRDLKPENIMLLAHKRGPLARLMDFGIAKAMAEGEVTTSGATHTQGTFAVFSPQYAAPEQITRARTGPWTDVHALALILTEVLTDQRPYDSAADPSVLYPQVLASSRPTPARRGVDVGPWEAVLTRALALRPADRYPDAGAFLAALDEAMGLSTVLPRQASLTEPSVIVDPSLLDADAVATGPRGFTGSAPRRISSWAFVMGGALGAGVLAAATTFLVHHVRSRPCDETFTCPEPSQQICSLKGVCETSHAGVADTTVTLVGAGVRRYQVARLFTLMYRQSTQGRTMFQVGIDNAYTVRIDLPPRLTVGTFPISLEHPMTVGADKSQALLFAANFGKPGWPGRFEGGYLPEGGNVTLTAADDRYGGGFEGRAEIDFVGGADKTSRVHVSMHFRATIKQ; this is encoded by the coding sequence ATGATACCGGATGACCGCGCGCGGAACGCACCGGGCCCGTGGGGTACGCCCGATCGGTTCGGGCTCGTGGGCACGACGCTCGCCGAGAAATTTCGCGTGGAGCGTGTCGTGGCCGAGGGAGGCTTTGGCGTGGTGTACGCCGCGACGCAGTTGTCCCTCGACTTGCCGGTCGCGCTCAAAGTGCTCAAGACTCCGCCGGAGTTCAACGACACCGTCCGCGCAACCTGGATCGAGATGTTCGCGCGCGAGGCCAAGACGGTCGCGCGCCTGCGCCACCCCCACATCGTGCATATACTCGACTATGGCGTCGTGGCGCTGCCCACCGGCGGGAACGCGCCGTGGATGGCACTCGAATGGCTTGCGGGGGAGACGCTCGCTGGGGCGCTTCGGGTGAGGCGCCGCAAGGCAGGCGGTCGCTCGCCCGGCGAGGCGCTGCAGTTAATGCGTCCGGTGTTCGAAGCCGTGGCGTTCGCGCACGAGCACGGGATAGCGCACCGCGACCTCAAACCTGAAAATATCATGTTGCTCGCGCACAAGCGCGGCCCGCTGGCGCGCTTGATGGACTTCGGGATCGCGAAGGCCATGGCCGAGGGCGAGGTGACCACGTCGGGCGCGACGCACACGCAGGGGACGTTCGCGGTGTTCTCTCCGCAGTATGCCGCGCCCGAGCAGATCACGCGAGCGCGCACGGGACCGTGGACCGACGTGCACGCCCTGGCTCTGATCCTCACGGAGGTACTGACCGATCAGCGACCCTACGACAGCGCTGCGGATCCCTCCGTCCTCTACCCCCAGGTGCTCGCATCGTCGCGGCCGACGCCCGCGCGGCGTGGCGTCGATGTTGGCCCTTGGGAGGCGGTGTTGACCCGCGCTCTCGCGCTGCGCCCGGCCGATCGCTACCCCGATGCGGGCGCATTTCTCGCCGCGCTCGACGAGGCGATGGGGCTTTCGACCGTGCTTCCACGGCAGGCGTCGCTTACGGAACCGAGCGTGATCGTCGACCCAAGCCTGCTCGACGCAGACGCCGTGGCCACGGGACCGCGTGGGTTCACGGGATCCGCGCCGCGGCGGATCTCCTCGTGGGCGTTCGTCATGGGGGGCGCGCTCGGGGCGGGTGTGCTCGCGGCAGCCACGACGTTCCTGGTGCACCATGTTCGATCGCGGCCATGCGACGAGACGTTCACGTGTCCCGAGCCATCGCAGCAGATCTGTTCGCTCAAAGGCGTCTGTGAGACCTCGCATGCGGGCGTGGCGGATACCACAGTGACGCTCGTCGGTGCGGGCGTGCGGCGCTATCAGGTCGCCCGGTTGTTCACGCTGATGTACCGCCAGTCGACGCAAGGGCGCACGATGTTTCAGGTTGGCATCGACAATGCGTACACCGTGAGGATTGACCTTCCGCCGCGTCTCACGGTGGGCACGTTCCCGATATCGCTGGAACATCCCATGACGGTCGGCGCCGACAAATCCCAGGCTTTGCTCTTCGCGGCGAACTTTGGCAAGCCCGGGTGGCCGGGGCGCTTCGAGGGTGGGTATCTACCCGAGGGCGGCAACGTCACACTCACCGCCGCAGACGATCGTTACGGCGGCGGCTTCGAGGGCCGCGCGGAGATCGATTTCGTCGGTGGTGCGGACAAGACCTCGCGCGTGCACGTGAGCATGCACTTCCGCGCGACAATCAAGCAGTAG
- a CDS encoding serine/threonine protein kinase, whose amino-acid sequence MTLEDRAPNAPGTFDRFGLVGTTLAEKFRVERVVAEGGFGVIYAATQLSLDVPVALKVLKTPPEFNDTVRATWIEMFAHEAKTIARLRHPNIVNILDFGVAALSTGERVPWMALEWLAGETLADALQRRRGKAGRTPAEALEFMRPVLEAVAFAHEHGIAHRDLKPANIMLLPHPRGPSARLMDFGIAKAMAEGEVTTSGETRTQGKFAAFSPQYAAPEQITRARSGPWTDVHAMALILTEVLTDRPPYDASDPTMLYAQVLAPQRPTPARRGVNSGPWEAVLTRALALRPAERYPDAGALLAALEATATRGASAPIAPAPPTVIIDPGVMQAPNAAATPSALASTVHTGPHGLTGLAPRRIARPILVLGGALGALLVLGAAALVWPHVKPKSCDQTYACHNPSQEICVLGRNVCEPGRVGVADTTVTLDGADVRHYQVARLVTLGYRDPNWDGQTTFSASLDNGSYHVNLRLPKPLKPGTYVINPKNANASKRRADDVDASLAAMDSENAGWPGRYQGQYFSGATGNITLTSADDRFGGGFEGRAELDFVGGVEGNAHVHVSMHFRGMIPE is encoded by the coding sequence ATGACACTAGAGGATCGTGCGCCGAACGCACCAGGCACGTTCGATCGCTTCGGGCTCGTGGGGACGACGCTCGCCGAAAAATTTCGCGTCGAGCGCGTGGTGGCGGAGGGCGGCTTTGGTGTGATCTACGCCGCAACGCAGCTATCGCTCGATGTCCCTGTTGCGCTCAAAGTGCTCAAGACTCCGCCGGAGTTCAACGACACCGTCCGCGCAACCTGGATCGAGATGTTCGCGCACGAGGCCAAGACCATTGCGCGTCTGCGCCACCCCAACATCGTGAACATCCTGGACTTCGGCGTTGCCGCGTTGTCCACGGGCGAGCGCGTGCCGTGGATGGCCCTCGAGTGGCTCGCCGGAGAGACACTCGCGGACGCGCTCCAGCGACGTCGCGGCAAGGCGGGGCGCACGCCAGCCGAGGCGCTGGAGTTCATGCGCCCCGTGCTCGAAGCCGTGGCGTTTGCGCACGAGCACGGTATTGCGCATCGGGATCTCAAACCCGCGAACATCATGTTGCTCCCACACCCGCGCGGTCCAAGCGCCCGTCTGATGGACTTCGGTATCGCGAAGGCCATGGCCGAGGGGGAGGTGACGACGTCGGGCGAGACGCGCACGCAAGGAAAGTTCGCGGCCTTCTCACCGCAATACGCCGCGCCGGAGCAAATCACGCGCGCGCGGAGCGGGCCATGGACCGACGTGCATGCCATGGCCCTCATTCTCACCGAGGTGCTCACCGATCGGCCGCCGTACGATGCGTCGGATCCCACGATGCTCTATGCACAGGTGCTCGCGCCGCAGCGCCCGACACCCGCAAGGCGCGGAGTGAATTCCGGCCCTTGGGAAGCCGTGTTGACGCGCGCGTTGGCGCTCCGTCCCGCCGAGCGCTATCCCGATGCGGGGGCATTGCTCGCCGCGCTCGAGGCCACGGCAACGAGGGGGGCCTCGGCGCCCATTGCTCCTGCGCCACCCACCGTGATCATCGACCCGGGGGTGATGCAAGCGCCCAACGCCGCCGCAACCCCCAGCGCGCTCGCGTCGACCGTGCACACGGGACCTCACGGGCTCACCGGTCTTGCGCCGCGACGGATCGCGCGGCCGATTCTCGTCTTGGGTGGGGCGCTCGGCGCGCTTCTCGTCCTGGGAGCCGCCGCACTCGTATGGCCACATGTGAAACCGAAATCGTGCGATCAGACGTATGCGTGCCACAATCCATCTCAGGAGATTTGCGTGCTGGGGCGCAATGTCTGTGAGCCCGGACGTGTCGGCGTGGCCGATACCACCGTCACACTCGACGGCGCAGACGTGCGGCACTATCAGGTGGCTCGCTTGGTGACGCTGGGCTACCGCGACCCGAACTGGGACGGACAGACCACCTTCTCCGCCTCGCTCGACAATGGGAGTTACCACGTGAACCTCAGGCTTCCGAAGCCTCTCAAGCCCGGTACGTACGTGATCAACCCAAAGAACGCCAACGCCTCCAAGCGTCGGGCCGACGATGTCGACGCGTCTCTGGCGGCCATGGACTCCGAAAACGCGGGATGGCCAGGGCGCTACCAGGGCCAGTATTTCAGTGGCGCCACCGGCAACATCACACTCACCAGCGCGGACGATCGCTTCGGAGGCGGTTTCGAGGGCCGTGCCGAGCTCGATTTCGTCGGCGGTGTAGAGGGGAATGCGCACGTGCACGTGAGCATGCATTTCCGAGGAATGATCCCGGAATGA
- a CDS encoding alpha/beta hydrolase — protein MAIVAHGVRLVGRSLVVLSAAFLATACAHGPSPAPKAEPEKMGKEEDRLGPGQHTAMVDGMPIVYHVHGQGPVVLAHSGGPGCGWSYLRMPEVEQFATIVYIEPIGTGASGRLADPAQYSRQLDTANVEGLRAHLGIQKITLLGHSYGGFVALTYALTYPDHVRALILYDTAPMSGPERQKDVVANMEWSRNEPWFADAKSAFDDEDRAQSDEEQTRIFARAVPFYIANWSKRRHELEGKLPSIQIFVERSHRQKAGVPQVEVPSQRLVVLPNIGHLAHLEAPQEHARIIKDFLTQLE, from the coding sequence ATGGCGATTGTCGCGCACGGCGTCCGACTCGTTGGACGATCCCTCGTTGTTCTATCGGCAGCATTCCTGGCGACCGCGTGCGCGCACGGGCCATCGCCTGCGCCCAAGGCCGAACCCGAGAAGATGGGAAAAGAGGAAGACCGGCTCGGGCCTGGGCAGCACACGGCGATGGTCGACGGGATGCCGATTGTCTACCACGTCCATGGCCAAGGTCCGGTCGTGCTCGCCCATTCGGGCGGACCCGGATGTGGCTGGAGCTATTTGCGAATGCCCGAGGTCGAGCAGTTCGCCACGATCGTTTACATCGAACCGATCGGGACGGGCGCATCCGGCCGGCTCGCCGATCCGGCGCAATACAGTCGCCAACTCGACACGGCCAATGTCGAAGGCTTGCGGGCACACTTGGGAATCCAGAAGATTACGCTGCTGGGACACTCGTACGGAGGTTTCGTCGCGTTGACGTATGCCCTCACGTATCCCGATCACGTGCGCGCGCTCATTCTTTACGACACGGCGCCCATGAGCGGACCGGAACGCCAGAAGGACGTTGTCGCGAACATGGAGTGGTCCCGAAACGAACCGTGGTTTGCCGATGCCAAATCGGCATTCGACGACGAAGACAGGGCCCAATCGGACGAGGAACAGACCAGGATCTTCGCCCGTGCGGTTCCGTTTTATATCGCGAATTGGTCGAAGCGCCGTCACGAGCTGGAAGGTAAGCTTCCGAGCATCCAAATCTTCGTTGAAAGGTCACACCGGCAGAAAGCCGGCGTCCCGCAGGTCGAGGTTCCGAGCCAGCGCCTGGTCGTCCTGCCGAACATCGGGCACCTCGCCCACCTCGAAGCGCCGCAGGAGCATGCGCGCATCATCAAGGATTTTCTCACGCAACTGGAGTGA
- a CDS encoding MBL fold metallo-hydrolase — MLRNVIGKIGAVEVCRVLDSTLVGETMQHWFPDFDRELVRPHEHWLCPTHYDPESGHFRMPVHSWVFKMHGKTFLIDTCNGNHKQRPGTGLAEFHMLDTKYLQRLADVGVRPDDVDFVLCTHLHVDHVGWNTMLENGRWVPTFRNARYIMSATEYEAAKAEAVDSTKPVFLRHVFEDSIHPIVEAGLSDLVEDNHEVMPGLRLRPAPGHSPGHVRIELRSTDQIGVFSGDLLHSPVQVPLWQWSSVVCWDRALSTKSRRELLDFCAAENAILLGGHFENPHVGRIRSVQDSFRIDFGF; from the coding sequence ATGCTTCGGAACGTAATCGGAAAGATCGGCGCGGTCGAAGTGTGTCGGGTGCTGGACAGCACCTTGGTCGGCGAAACGATGCAGCATTGGTTTCCCGACTTCGATCGCGAACTGGTCCGTCCGCACGAGCATTGGCTGTGTCCCACGCACTATGATCCCGAGAGCGGTCATTTCCGGATGCCCGTGCACAGCTGGGTGTTCAAGATGCACGGCAAGACCTTCCTGATCGATACCTGCAACGGCAATCACAAGCAGAGGCCGGGCACGGGTCTTGCTGAGTTTCATATGCTCGACACGAAGTATCTCCAACGACTTGCCGATGTCGGCGTGCGTCCGGATGATGTTGATTTCGTGCTGTGTACCCACCTCCATGTCGACCACGTCGGATGGAATACCATGCTCGAAAATGGTCGGTGGGTCCCGACCTTCCGCAATGCACGCTACATCATGTCGGCAACGGAGTATGAGGCTGCAAAGGCGGAGGCGGTGGATTCGACCAAGCCCGTCTTTCTTCGCCATGTATTCGAGGATTCGATTCACCCCATCGTGGAAGCTGGATTGTCGGACCTTGTCGAAGACAATCACGAGGTGATGCCGGGCCTGCGCCTACGGCCGGCGCCGGGGCACTCGCCGGGACATGTCCGTATCGAACTAAGGTCCACCGACCAAATTGGCGTATTCAGTGGCGACCTGCTCCATTCCCCAGTCCAGGTCCCGTTGTGGCAGTGGAGCAGCGTGGTGTGCTGGGATCGTGCGCTGTCTACGAAAAGCCGGCGGGAATTGCTCGATTTCTGTGCGGCCGAAAATGCCATTCTGCTCGGCGGCCATTTCGAGAACCCGCATGTCGGCAGAATACGTTCCGTTCAGGACAGCTTTCGTATCGATTTCGGATTCTGA
- a CDS encoding NADP-dependent oxidoreductase: protein MTTMRAIRAHTQGGPETLVFEYAPVPVVGPRDALVRVHAAAITPTEFLWPETWAHPDGTSRLPIIPSHEVCGVVAELGADTSGLAIGDEVFGLTAFDRDGAAAEYVTVAADALARKPKRLDVAQTAALPLSALTAWQALHEHGRIRSGQHVLVLGGAGGVGSFGVQLAVAAGARVSATCSGKDRDFVRQLGATTVLDYASEPVERHLSDVDLVLDTVGPQVARAAMASMRPGGAFVSVAVAEPDREAARPDIRLEWFIVKQDRAGLTSLAELADRGALSSNVAGIYPLADARLAYEQGLRGGNRGKIVLQVV, encoded by the coding sequence ATGACCACGATGCGAGCCATTCGAGCCCATACGCAAGGTGGGCCGGAAACATTGGTGTTCGAGTACGCCCCCGTACCCGTGGTCGGGCCGCGGGATGCACTCGTCCGCGTGCACGCCGCGGCCATCACCCCCACGGAGTTTCTCTGGCCGGAGACCTGGGCGCACCCTGATGGAACGAGCCGCCTGCCGATCATTCCATCGCACGAGGTGTGCGGCGTCGTGGCGGAGCTCGGCGCGGATACATCCGGATTGGCCATCGGCGACGAGGTCTTCGGACTCACCGCCTTCGACCGTGACGGTGCGGCCGCCGAATACGTGACGGTGGCCGCAGATGCCTTGGCGCGCAAACCGAAGCGACTCGACGTCGCGCAGACAGCCGCCTTACCGCTGTCCGCACTCACCGCATGGCAAGCGCTGCACGAGCACGGCCGCATTCGCAGCGGACAGCATGTGCTGGTGCTCGGCGGGGCCGGTGGGGTCGGCTCCTTCGGCGTCCAGCTCGCGGTGGCTGCCGGCGCCCGGGTGAGTGCAACCTGTTCGGGGAAAGATCGGGACTTCGTTCGGCAGCTGGGGGCCACCACGGTGCTGGACTATGCCTCGGAGCCGGTCGAGCGGCACCTCTCGGATGTGGATCTCGTCCTCGACACCGTTGGACCTCAGGTTGCGCGAGCCGCGATGGCGAGCATGCGCCCCGGCGGTGCGTTCGTGTCCGTGGCGGTGGCCGAGCCGGATCGCGAGGCGGCTCGTCCCGACATCCGCCTGGAATGGTTCATCGTGAAACAAGATCGCGCGGGGCTCACGTCGCTCGCGGAGCTGGCCGATCGCGGTGCGCTCTCCTCGAACGTGGCCGGCATCTACCCCCTTGCCGATGCGCGCTTGGCCTACGAGCAGGGCCTTCGCGGCGGGAATCGAGGCAAGATCGTGCTACAGGTAGTGTAG
- a CDS encoding cupin domain-containing protein: MSFRSFTAGACVAFASIAAAGCATMPPRAEPAVARSSGETVTTNFDRVIPNIPGKSLIAVEVTYAPGGTSAPHHHANSSFIYAYVVSGTIRSQVEGEPAREFHAGESWYEQPGAHHLEGRNMSTTEPAKLLAVFIVDTNDKELTTPDK, translated from the coding sequence ATGAGCTTCAGATCCTTCACGGCGGGCGCCTGCGTGGCTTTCGCATCCATCGCGGCAGCTGGCTGTGCAACCATGCCCCCACGTGCCGAGCCTGCCGTGGCTCGTAGTTCGGGTGAGACCGTCACCACCAACTTCGACCGCGTCATCCCGAACATCCCCGGGAAGTCGCTGATCGCCGTCGAGGTCACGTACGCGCCCGGCGGCACGTCCGCACCGCACCATCACGCGAATTCTTCCTTCATCTATGCCTACGTCGTATCGGGTACCATCCGCAGCCAAGTCGAGGGCGAGCCGGCCCGCGAATTCCACGCCGGAGAGAGTTGGTACGAGCAACCGGGGGCGCATCATCTCGAAGGGCGAAACATGAGCACCACCGAGCCGGCGAAGCTCCTCGCAGTCTTCATCGTCGATACCAACGACAAAGAGCTGACCACCCCGGACAAATAG
- a CDS encoding nuclear transport factor 2 family protein: MQWRVVAIVPADGEALAHRRCAEQFDAAQRQDMESFRDRDREGFRAVHHPDAIAVYAGGTVHQGIDQIMADAEATFAIPDYTWEWTEMAREVAGCSTGSIVYDTYFKAPSIGANSHLRISVTYTREHGKWLGLIDQTTRLAK, translated from the coding sequence ATGCAATGGCGCGTCGTCGCAATCGTTCCGGCTGACGGAGAAGCGCTGGCGCACCGCCGCTGCGCCGAGCAGTTCGACGCGGCGCAGCGGCAGGACATGGAGTCCTTTCGCGACCGCGATCGCGAAGGCTTCCGCGCGGTTCACCATCCCGACGCGATTGCAGTGTATGCCGGCGGAACGGTGCACCAGGGCATCGATCAAATCATGGCCGATGCCGAGGCAACATTCGCCATTCCGGATTATACGTGGGAATGGACGGAAATGGCGCGCGAAGTCGCGGGCTGCAGCACCGGAAGCATCGTCTACGACACGTATTTCAAGGCACCGTCCATCGGCGCCAACTCCCACCTGCGCATCAGCGTGACGTACACGCGCGAGCATGGCAAGTGGCTCGGTCTCATCGATCAAACCACGCGCCTGGCGAAGTAG
- a CDS encoding M28 family peptidase has product MRTLAIFAVLALAACASTTPPKTVPTESLAANAKADAKPAAPPVDENDPRVVLKRHFEGETPMMADLSELCDGIGGRVTGSPAAARAVKWAAEKLRTIGVDEVRTESFRMPFLWLPDRAEATATAPESFAIPTVASPGTASMPAAVEAPLLDAGHGTAEDFAKLGARAKGAFVLIHTDETKTFEELFAEYMRSPGIVAEATKARVAGLVLQSTRPRGLLYEHPLSIGRTPLALTSVMIAREHAERLGRLAGRSQVRLRVKVINRVGPSYESQNVIGEVRGSEKPDEVVLLGAHLDSWGLGTGAEDNGINSALVLDVARAFHQLGLKPRRTVRFALFMGEEQGMRGSTGYVERHRAEMPNHTAALVFDIGSGHTTGFFLNGREELRGPVTKALSIFPEIAADAHPADALDGTDNWAFLLSGVPNLVAMQDPAPYLPDYHAQSDVVDRVNAKEAKRNAALAAATIWWLANTNDTLPKQQNRAEVDALLVQTKLVDQMKAFDQWHDWEQRIIGFPAGENRPSP; this is encoded by the coding sequence GTGCGCACCCTTGCCATTTTCGCCGTCCTGGCGCTCGCCGCCTGCGCGTCCACCACACCGCCGAAGACGGTGCCGACCGAGAGCTTGGCGGCCAACGCCAAAGCGGACGCGAAGCCCGCGGCTCCCCCCGTCGATGAAAACGATCCCCGCGTCGTCTTGAAGCGGCATTTCGAGGGCGAGACGCCGATGATGGCGGATCTGAGCGAGCTATGCGACGGCATCGGTGGGCGCGTCACGGGGAGCCCGGCGGCCGCGCGCGCAGTGAAATGGGCGGCCGAAAAGCTTCGCACCATCGGTGTCGACGAGGTGCGCACGGAAAGCTTCCGCATGCCGTTCCTCTGGTTGCCCGATCGAGCGGAGGCCACGGCGACGGCGCCCGAGTCGTTCGCGATTCCGACCGTCGCGTCGCCGGGGACGGCGTCGATGCCGGCGGCGGTGGAGGCCCCGTTGCTGGACGCCGGGCACGGGACGGCGGAGGATTTCGCGAAGCTCGGCGCGCGCGCAAAAGGCGCGTTCGTACTGATTCACACCGACGAGACGAAAACCTTCGAAGAGCTCTTCGCCGAGTACATGCGCTCGCCCGGGATCGTTGCCGAGGCCACAAAGGCTCGCGTCGCCGGTTTGGTCCTTCAGTCGACGCGGCCGCGCGGTCTTTTGTACGAACACCCGTTGAGCATCGGCCGCACACCCCTCGCGCTGACGTCGGTGATGATTGCACGCGAGCACGCGGAGCGCCTCGGACGGCTGGCGGGACGCTCGCAAGTTCGATTGCGCGTCAAAGTGATCAACCGCGTCGGTCCGAGCTACGAATCGCAAAATGTGATCGGGGAAGTCCGCGGTTCGGAGAAGCCCGACGAGGTCGTGCTGCTCGGCGCGCACCTCGATAGTTGGGGGCTCGGCACCGGCGCCGAGGACAATGGCATCAACTCCGCGTTGGTGCTCGATGTCGCGCGCGCCTTCCATCAGCTCGGGCTCAAGCCACGGCGCACCGTCCGCTTCGCGCTGTTCATGGGCGAAGAGCAAGGCATGAGGGGTTCGACGGGCTATGTCGAACGCCACCGGGCCGAGATGCCGAACCACACCGCCGCCCTCGTCTTCGATATCGGCTCGGGCCACACGACGGGCTTTTTCTTGAATGGGAGGGAGGAGCTCCGCGGCCCGGTGACCAAAGCGCTGTCGATCTTCCCGGAGATCGCCGCCGACGCGCACCCGGCCGACGCCCTCGACGGGACCGACAATTGGGCATTCCTGCTCAGCGGCGTGCCCAATCTCGTGGCGATGCAGGATCCTGCGCCCTATCTGCCCGATTACCACGCCCAGTCCGACGTCGTCGACCGGGTAAACGCGAAGGAAGCCAAGCGCAACGCCGCCCTCGCCGCCGCCACCATCTGGTGGCTGGCCAATACGAACGATACATTGCCCAAGCAACAGAATCGCGCCGAAGTCGATGCGCTCCTCGTCCAAACCAAGTTGGTGGACCAGATGAAGGCCTTCGACCAATGGCACGATTGGGAGCAGCGCATCATAGGGTTTCCGGCCGGGGAGAACCGCCCTTCACCGTAG
- a CDS encoding Ig-like domain-containing protein: protein MRPGSAHTSRGIKSPKLATDAPPATSTAPLFTFNGGDDIAFGANRYDKGFNQRVSTANMPASEVTLRGDDLALNADKLSSAPVSVTYTSSDPSVATVDSHSVVTGLREGPAVIIARATIGGDRVRSNPLAVSVADRKGCYHEARPADSSRRSRARARNARPVIVNEVLTDDPRA from the coding sequence ATGCGTCCGGGCTCTGCCCACACCTCCCGCGGCATCAAGTCACCGAAACTCGCCACGGACGCGCCTCCCGCGACCAGCACCGCGCCGTTGTTCACGTTCAACGGCGGCGATGACATCGCCTTCGGCGCGAACCGTTACGACAAGGGATTCAACCAGCGCGTCAGCACGGCCAATATGCCTGCCTCGGAAGTCACGCTCCGCGGTGACGATCTCGCCCTGAACGCCGACAAGCTCTCCAGCGCTCCCGTGAGCGTGACCTACACCAGCTCGGACCCCTCCGTCGCCACCGTCGATAGCCACAGTGTGGTGACGGGGCTCCGCGAGGGGCCGGCCGTGATCATCGCACGGGCCACGATTGGCGGTGACCGTGTCCGCTCCAACCCGTTGGCGGTGTCGGTTGCAGACCGCAAAGGATGCTACCATGAGGCTCGTCCTGCAGACTCCAGCCGCCGGAGCCGCGCGCGAGCGCGGAACGCTCGACCGGTCATCGTCAACGAAGTGTTGACGGATGATCCCCGAGCCTGA